A single Saccharolobus shibatae B12 DNA region contains:
- a CDS encoding DNA-directed RNA polymerase subunit K, with protein sequence MGLERDGILSQDLHFNEVFVSLWQNKLTRYEIARVISARALQLAMGAPALIDINNISSTDVISIAEEEFKRGVLPITIRRRLPNGKIILLSLRKS encoded by the coding sequence ATGGGATTAGAGAGGGATGGAATTTTGTCCCAGGATTTACATTTTAATGAAGTTTTTGTTTCTCTATGGCAGAATAAACTAACTAGATACGAGATCGCCAGAGTAATAAGTGCTAGAGCATTACAACTAGCCATGGGTGCACCAGCCTTAATTGATATAAATAACATAAGTTCGACTGATGTTATTAGTATAGCTGAGGAGGAGTTTAAGAGAGGAGTTCTTCCAATAACTATTAGGAGAAGATTACCAAATGGAAAAATAATTTTATTATCTCTTAGAAAGAGTTAA
- a CDS encoding N-glycosylase/DNA lyase, with product MLRSLIQNPRVKARVLERVDEFRLNNLSNEEVWFRELTLCLLTANSSFISAYQALNCLGDKIYYANEEVIRNVLKSCKYRFYNLKTKYIIMAREKVYGKLKEEIKPLADSDQQLAREKLLNIKGIGMKEASHFLRNVGYFDLAIIDRHLIDFMKRIGAIGETNVKHLSKSRYVSLESVLKSIALNLNISVGILDLFIWYKETNTIVK from the coding sequence GTGCTAAGAAGTCTAATTCAAAATCCAAGAGTAAAAGCAAGAGTTCTGGAAAGAGTTGACGAATTTAGGTTAAATAATTTATCAAATGAGGAAGTGTGGTTTAGGGAACTCACATTATGTTTGCTAACTGCTAACTCGTCTTTCATTTCGGCTTATCAAGCCCTAAACTGTTTGGGAGACAAAATCTACTACGCTAATGAAGAAGTAATCAGAAATGTTCTTAAATCATGTAAATATAGATTTTATAATTTGAAGACAAAATATATTATTATGGCTAGGGAGAAGGTATATGGAAAGTTAAAAGAGGAGATAAAGCCTTTAGCGGATAGTGATCAACAATTGGCTAGGGAGAAGTTATTAAACATAAAAGGAATAGGGATGAAAGAAGCTAGTCACTTTCTTAGGAATGTTGGTTATTTCGATCTGGCAATTATAGACAGACATCTTATAGATTTTATGAAGAGAATAGGTGCGATAGGAGAAACTAACGTTAAACATTTATCAAAAAGTCGCTATGTATCTTTGGAGAGTGTTTTGAAAAGCATCGCTTTAAATTTAAATATAAGTGTAGGTATATTGGATCTGTTTATATGGTATAAGGAGACTAATACTATAGTTAAGTAG
- a CDS encoding D-2-hydroxyacid dehydrogenase, translated as METIQGINSINKLDFKVLITDPVDQYMIKTLQSNGLIVDYKPEISREELLKIIDQYQVLVVRSRTKVDKEIIRYGTNLKIIARAGIGLDNIDTEEASKRNIKIVYAPGASTDSAAELTIGLLLTAARKLYDSMNMAKGGIFKKIEGIELAGKTIGVIGFGRIGTKVAKVCKALDMNVIAYDVIDIKEKANMLGVKVAESLEELLKNSDVITFHVTVGKDAKPILNKDTFNYVKDNAIIINTSRAVVIDGKALLECIDKKQLTYATDVLWNEPPKEDWEIKLLRHERVIVTTHIGAQTKEAQHRVAVVTTDNLITALKEIGVLK; from the coding sequence ATGGAAACTATACAAGGTATAAACTCTATAAACAAATTAGATTTCAAAGTATTAATAACTGATCCAGTAGATCAATACATGATAAAAACTTTACAAAGCAATGGATTAATAGTTGACTATAAACCTGAAATTTCAAGAGAGGAATTACTAAAGATAATAGACCAGTATCAAGTTTTAGTAGTAAGAAGCAGAACTAAAGTAGATAAGGAGATAATCCGTTATGGGACTAATCTTAAGATTATAGCCAGAGCCGGGATAGGGCTAGACAATATAGATACAGAAGAGGCATCCAAGAGAAATATAAAAATAGTATATGCACCAGGGGCTTCTACAGATTCTGCAGCAGAACTAACTATAGGATTACTTCTTACAGCAGCTAGAAAACTATATGATTCCATGAATATGGCAAAGGGTGGCATATTCAAGAAAATAGAGGGAATTGAGTTAGCAGGTAAGACTATAGGTGTTATAGGATTCGGCAGAATTGGTACCAAAGTAGCTAAGGTATGTAAGGCATTAGATATGAACGTAATTGCATATGATGTTATCGATATAAAAGAAAAGGCGAATATGCTTGGAGTCAAGGTAGCTGAAAGTTTAGAGGAATTGCTAAAGAACTCAGACGTAATAACCTTTCACGTTACAGTAGGTAAAGACGCTAAACCAATCCTTAATAAAGATACATTTAATTACGTCAAAGATAATGCAATCATAATCAACACCAGTAGAGCCGTAGTAATAGATGGTAAGGCATTACTAGAATGTATTGATAAAAAGCAACTAACTTATGCTACAGACGTTTTGTGGAACGAACCTCCTAAAGAGGATTGGGAGATTAAATTATTGAGACATGAGAGAGTGATAGTAACTACTCACATTGGTGCTCAAACTAAAGAAGCACAGCATAGGGTAGCAGTAGTCACAACAGACAATCTCATCACTGCTTTAAAAGAAATCGGTGTTCTCAAATGA
- a CDS encoding DNA topoisomerase I — MNLCNVNNYYLIIAEKSKAAKKIAEALSEKPILCRKYNVNYWIIKDHDNSKYVVVPAAGHLFGLQGKSGFPVYDADWKPLWEIDKNSYYTKRYYQLISSLSKYALGFINACDYDIEGSVIGYLIIKYLGDIKKAKRMKFSALTKSDILSAFRNMSTLDYDMINAGVARHKIDWLWGINVSRALMISLQDFAKKRVILSAGRVQSPTLVQVVNSEIERNLFIPLPKFTVSVIVKIKDYSLNIKINKEFEKLAEAKEFLNKLINKTVKVTQVENKIRILERPPPFNLTDLQVEAGRIYGISPYNVERIAEDLYLDGLISYPRTNSQKIPSTINIYNIIKGLENSSYRKLVDLVRKITRGKYIVRQGFKDDPAHPAIHPTGEPPKNLPNNKFKIYDLIARRFLASVSADAKLSNTIYTLKVADFPLEFSVSYTKILERNWLDIYHFHNVREDKPILLSKGDEGIISDGKVNISLSKPTSRYTKVSLLKWMESSDLGTEATRGRIIEILVKRRYLTSNGSYIVPTKLGFYIAELLNKFFPDIVDVRMTADMENKLEMIKTGKILESEVIKENIEKLNKFIDEYKANKDRVGESLAKALGLIKIVKCKFCDLEQYKDGLCKYHYEAKTKLLDAVRIWEERTKYDHKKILKRISSSKSTGKYVKDIVTYMLNMNDESHANLKR, encoded by the coding sequence ATGAATTTATGTAATGTAAACAACTATTACCTTATAATTGCAGAAAAGTCAAAAGCGGCGAAAAAAATTGCTGAAGCTCTTTCAGAGAAACCTATTTTATGTAGAAAATATAACGTTAACTATTGGATAATAAAAGATCATGATAACAGTAAATATGTTGTTGTCCCTGCGGCAGGACATCTTTTTGGGTTACAAGGGAAGAGTGGTTTCCCTGTATATGATGCCGACTGGAAACCTTTATGGGAGATTGATAAGAATAGTTACTACACAAAAAGATACTATCAACTTATCTCGTCTCTTAGCAAATACGCTTTAGGCTTTATCAATGCATGTGATTACGACATAGAAGGCTCTGTAATTGGCTATTTAATAATCAAATATCTAGGTGATATTAAGAAAGCTAAACGAATGAAATTTTCAGCGCTGACTAAAAGTGACATATTATCAGCATTTAGGAATATGTCTACATTAGATTACGATATGATAAACGCTGGAGTAGCTAGGCATAAAATTGACTGGTTATGGGGAATTAATGTTAGTAGAGCTCTTATGATTTCTTTACAAGATTTCGCAAAGAAAAGAGTGATATTAAGTGCGGGCAGGGTTCAAAGCCCAACTCTTGTCCAAGTTGTCAACTCTGAAATTGAAAGAAACCTATTTATTCCATTACCTAAATTTACTGTTTCAGTTATCGTAAAAATTAAAGATTATTCACTGAATATTAAGATAAATAAGGAATTCGAAAAACTTGCTGAAGCAAAGGAATTTTTGAATAAATTAATAAATAAGACCGTAAAAGTTACGCAAGTTGAAAATAAGATTAGAATATTAGAAAGACCTCCTCCATTTAATCTCACTGATCTCCAGGTAGAAGCTGGCAGAATATATGGTATATCTCCATATAACGTAGAACGTATAGCAGAAGATCTTTATTTGGACGGACTAATAAGTTACCCAAGAACTAATAGTCAAAAAATACCTTCAACTATTAATATTTACAATATAATCAAAGGTTTGGAGAATAGTTCGTATAGAAAGCTAGTTGATTTAGTGAGGAAAATTACAAGAGGGAAATATATTGTTAGGCAAGGCTTTAAGGACGACCCTGCACATCCCGCAATTCACCCTACTGGCGAACCTCCTAAAAATTTACCTAATAACAAATTCAAGATATATGACCTAATAGCAAGAAGATTTTTGGCTTCAGTATCTGCTGATGCTAAACTATCAAACACTATTTACACCTTGAAAGTGGCTGATTTTCCCTTAGAGTTCTCAGTCTCATATACAAAAATACTAGAGAGAAATTGGCTAGATATATATCACTTTCATAATGTAAGAGAAGATAAACCAATACTTCTCTCAAAAGGTGATGAGGGTATAATTTCAGATGGAAAAGTAAATATTAGTTTAAGTAAACCCACTTCTAGATATACAAAGGTTTCATTACTTAAATGGATGGAATCTTCTGACTTAGGTACAGAGGCTACTAGAGGAAGAATAATTGAGATCCTAGTGAAGAGGAGATATTTGACTAGTAACGGGAGCTATATAGTCCCGACAAAATTAGGTTTCTATATTGCTGAGCTATTAAACAAATTTTTCCCGGATATAGTTGATGTTAGAATGACTGCAGATATGGAAAATAAATTAGAAATGATAAAGACTGGCAAAATTTTAGAAAGCGAGGTTATTAAAGAAAACATAGAAAAATTAAATAAATTTATAGATGAATATAAGGCAAATAAAGATAGAGTAGGAGAGTCCTTAGCTAAAGCTTTAGGCCTCATAAAAATTGTAAAGTGTAAATTTTGTGATCTGGAGCAGTATAAGGATGGATTATGTAAATATCACTATGAAGCCAAAACTAAGCTTTTAGATGCTGTGAGAATTTGGGAGGAAAGGACAAAATATGATCATAAAAAGATTTTAAAGAGAATCAGTAGTAGTAAATCAACGGGTAAATACGTAAAAGATATAGTAACTTACATGCTTAACATGAATGATGAAAGTCATGCCAATCTGAAAAGATGA
- a CDS encoding aminotransferase class V-fold PLP-dependent enzyme — protein MMLIPGPVNVPYSVLQASLHLVNHRSEKFRETVKTLEFLMNKHFGSTRVALLSGSGTLAVESMVYSMVKREEKVLTFPYGEFGHRLKESLVRRGAKVISYEKKLGESFTLEEIKKAIEENKDATTVALVHNETSTGIAFRDLQKIADVVKGAGLKLLIDSVSGFAAYPLYVNQWKIDCVVTGSQKALASIPGVGFAALSDEGLNELVESDLPSYLDLSLHLKFQDKGETPFTPTVGAFFASRRAAELLDKEGIENRWKRHEACARYLRRVMSTMGFKLLGNDTNFSNTVVAAFPPIPLDTFMSELKKRNIEITKGMGELRDKIVRIGILGVVDDRAIRRLVNSISEIIKKNVEFEIPKECELPEELKVEVLWD, from the coding sequence ATGATGCTAATTCCCGGTCCAGTCAATGTTCCTTATAGTGTTCTACAAGCTTCTCTTCATTTAGTGAATCATAGATCAGAGAAATTTAGAGAAACTGTGAAAACATTAGAGTTTCTGATGAATAAACATTTTGGATCTACTCGTGTTGCACTATTAAGTGGCTCCGGTACCTTAGCTGTAGAATCTATGGTCTATTCAATGGTAAAAAGAGAGGAGAAAGTATTAACATTCCCTTATGGCGAGTTCGGACACAGATTAAAAGAATCGTTAGTTAGACGTGGAGCAAAGGTAATTAGTTACGAGAAAAAATTAGGGGAATCCTTTACACTTGAGGAAATAAAAAAGGCTATTGAGGAAAATAAAGACGCTACTACAGTAGCGTTAGTTCATAATGAGACTAGCACGGGTATAGCCTTTAGAGACCTTCAAAAGATAGCTGATGTTGTAAAAGGTGCAGGATTAAAGCTTCTTATTGATTCAGTATCAGGGTTTGCTGCCTATCCGCTATATGTTAATCAGTGGAAAATTGATTGTGTAGTAACTGGCAGCCAGAAAGCTTTAGCAAGCATACCGGGGGTAGGATTCGCTGCGTTGTCTGATGAGGGCTTGAATGAATTGGTAGAATCCGATTTACCTAGTTATCTAGATTTATCACTTCATTTAAAGTTTCAAGATAAAGGAGAGACACCATTTACTCCTACGGTAGGAGCATTTTTTGCTTCTAGAAGGGCTGCTGAATTACTGGATAAAGAAGGAATAGAAAATAGATGGAAGAGGCATGAAGCTTGTGCAAGGTATTTAAGGCGAGTAATGTCGACGATGGGATTTAAATTGTTAGGTAATGATACTAATTTCTCCAACACGGTAGTTGCAGCGTTTCCTCCTATTCCTTTAGATACATTTATGTCAGAGCTAAAGAAGAGAAATATTGAGATTACTAAGGGTATGGGTGAATTAAGGGATAAAATAGTAAGAATAGGGATTTTAGGTGTAGTTGATGATAGAGCAATTAGAAGATTAGTTAATAGTATAAGTGAAATAATTAAAAAGAACGTTGAGTTTGAAATTCCAAAAGAATGTGAGTTGCCGGAAGAGTTAAAAGTTGAAGTTTTATGGGATTAG